The proteins below come from a single Saccharopolyspora sp. SCSIO 74807 genomic window:
- the argC gene encoding N-acetyl-gamma-glutamyl-phosphate reductase, which yields MTVRVAVAGASGYAGGELLRLLLAHPEVEIGTLSAGGNAGSKLGAHHPNLVPLAERELTETSAAELAGHDVVFLALPHGHSAAIAAELGDAAVVIDCGADHRLNDPADWQRWYGGEHPGTWPYGIPELPGGREKLRSTKRVAVPGCFPTVSSLTLVPALAAGLVEPDATVVAVTGTSGAGRSLKPHLLSAEVMGSASVYGVGGAHRHTPEMIQNLSAVAGESVKVSFTPVLAPMPRGILATCTAPLRGDVDADAARKVYLDAYGDEPFVQVLPAGSWPQTSATIGANTVHVQVTVDSDAGRLVAVGAEDNLTKGTAGGAVQCMNLALGLPETTGLPFAGVAP from the coding sequence ATGACGGTTCGGGTGGCAGTCGCGGGTGCGAGCGGCTACGCGGGCGGGGAACTGCTCCGCTTGTTGCTGGCGCATCCGGAAGTCGAGATCGGCACGTTGAGCGCGGGCGGCAACGCGGGCAGCAAGCTGGGCGCGCACCACCCGAACCTGGTGCCGCTGGCCGAGCGCGAACTCACCGAGACCTCCGCCGCCGAGCTCGCCGGGCACGACGTCGTGTTCCTCGCGCTGCCGCACGGGCACTCCGCTGCGATCGCCGCCGAACTCGGCGATGCCGCGGTGGTCATCGACTGCGGCGCCGACCACCGGCTCAACGACCCCGCCGACTGGCAGCGCTGGTACGGCGGTGAGCACCCCGGCACCTGGCCCTACGGCATCCCCGAACTCCCCGGCGGGCGCGAGAAGCTGCGCAGCACCAAGCGGGTCGCGGTCCCCGGCTGCTTCCCCACGGTCTCGTCGCTGACGCTGGTGCCCGCGCTGGCGGCCGGGCTGGTCGAGCCGGACGCCACGGTCGTCGCGGTCACCGGAACTTCCGGCGCGGGGCGTTCGCTCAAGCCGCACCTGCTCTCGGCCGAAGTCATGGGCTCGGCCAGCGTCTACGGCGTCGGCGGCGCGCACCGGCACACCCCGGAAATGATCCAGAACCTCTCCGCGGTCGCGGGCGAGTCAGTCAAGGTCTCGTTCACGCCGGTGCTCGCACCGATGCCGCGCGGAATCCTCGCCACCTGCACCGCTCCGCTGCGCGGTGATGTCGACGCCGACGCGGCCCGCAAGGTCTACCTCGACGCCTACGGCGATGAGCCGTTCGTGCAGGTGCTGCCCGCGGGGAGCTGGCCGCAGACCTCGGCGACGATCGGCGCCAACACCGTTCACGTGCAAGTCACAGTGGACTCCGACGCCGGTCGGCTGGTCGCGGTCGGCGCCGAGGACAACCTCACCAAGGGCACCGCGGGCGGCGCGGTGCAGTGCATGAACCTCGCGCTGGGCCTGCCCGAGACGACCGGGTTGCCGTTCGCGGGAGTCGCCCCGTGA
- a CDS encoding helix-turn-helix transcriptional regulator translates to MIGVAPDPKMLKIQLGIELRRLREESERTAAEAAAVVGGTAPKISKIESGKQGVTTAEVEKLAELYKAPAKRRKYLIGLASQLPKRSPRRTTYRDAVPDWFQRFHALEYAATDMRIYEVEIVTGLLQTEAYARSTIEAWEPAADPRLIERQVQTRMDRQEVLTRRQKPLNLQVVLSEAALRRVQGNSDIMREQLDSLIEASHRPNVELRVLPFAVPNRIAVASAVFLLRLKEQQLSAVYLEDVLGASYLDDPEEFTRYNVVFERLRSASLPEEESREFTAKVAGSYG, encoded by the coding sequence ATGATCGGCGTGGCTCCGGACCCGAAGATGCTCAAGATCCAGCTCGGCATAGAACTGCGCCGCCTGCGCGAAGAATCCGAACGCACCGCCGCCGAGGCAGCGGCGGTCGTAGGCGGCACCGCGCCGAAGATCAGCAAGATCGAAAGCGGCAAGCAGGGCGTCACGACCGCAGAGGTCGAGAAGCTGGCCGAGCTTTACAAGGCACCGGCCAAGCGCCGGAAGTACCTGATCGGCCTCGCGAGCCAGTTGCCCAAGCGCAGCCCGCGTCGCACGACGTATCGGGACGCCGTGCCCGACTGGTTCCAGCGGTTCCACGCGCTGGAGTACGCGGCTACGGACATGCGGATCTACGAAGTGGAGATCGTTACCGGGCTGCTCCAGACCGAGGCGTACGCCCGCTCAACGATCGAAGCCTGGGAACCGGCTGCGGATCCGCGGTTGATCGAACGGCAGGTACAGACGCGGATGGACCGGCAGGAGGTCCTGACCCGGCGGCAAAAGCCGCTCAACTTGCAGGTGGTCCTCAGCGAGGCGGCGCTGCGGCGCGTGCAGGGCAACTCGGACATCATGCGTGAACAGCTGGATAGCTTGATCGAAGCATCCCATAGACCCAACGTTGAGCTCAGAGTCTTGCCTTTCGCGGTACCGAACCGCATCGCCGTGGCATCCGCCGTTTTCCTCCTACGTTTGAAAGAGCAGCAGCTGTCGGCCGTCTACCTCGAAGACGTTCTCGGAGCGAGCTACCTGGACGACCCTGAGGAGTTCACGCGCTACAACGTCGTTTTCGAGCGACTGCGCTCGGCCTCGCTGCCGGAAGAGGAGTCGCGCGAGTTCACCGCTAAGGTGGCCGGGTCATACGGCTAG
- a CDS encoding DUF397 domain-containing protein has translation MTPDFSNAIWRKSSRSGSSGGACVEVAFVSADAAWRKSSRSQGNGGACVEVAVEPSVVGIRDSKSPDGPVLAFDRGTFTTFLDSLKSRVLQE, from the coding sequence ATGACCCCGGACTTCTCCAATGCAATCTGGCGCAAGTCCAGCCGCAGCGGCTCAAGTGGCGGCGCTTGCGTGGAAGTTGCCTTCGTCTCGGCCGATGCCGCGTGGCGCAAGTCGAGCCGAAGCCAAGGCAACGGCGGCGCCTGCGTCGAGGTCGCGGTGGAGCCTTCGGTGGTCGGCATCCGCGACTCGAAGTCCCCCGACGGCCCGGTGCTCGCCTTCGACCGCGGCACCTTCACCACGTTCCTCGACTCGCTCAAATCCCGAGTTCTCCAGGAGTGA
- a CDS encoding type VII secretion target produces MGYEVVTGELERAADSAESAAEQAKQARLEVAAGKIGRALPGSASAPAAKATGGSWRGTIDAWCRDTDEYANSLRASAENYRAGERNASAELKQPGGGA; encoded by the coding sequence ATGGGCTACGAGGTCGTGACCGGGGAGTTGGAACGGGCGGCGGATTCCGCGGAATCCGCTGCTGAGCAGGCGAAGCAGGCGCGGCTGGAAGTGGCGGCCGGGAAGATCGGGCGGGCGTTGCCGGGGTCGGCGTCGGCTCCGGCGGCGAAGGCGACCGGCGGGAGCTGGCGCGGCACGATCGACGCCTGGTGCCGGGACACCGACGAGTACGCGAACTCGCTGCGGGCCAGCGCCGAGAACTACCGCGCGGGGGAACGCAACGCCTCGGCAGAGCTGAAGCAGCCCGGTGGTGGCGCCTGA
- a CDS encoding alpha/beta hydrolase, whose protein sequence is MVNIGDIRRWQPGRLDESADDLKREQDCLVRLDDELVHSGKPREWHGEAADSAAGKHRELGERMRELVTEVSTVRSTVIATADEVLAVREQLAEADALARAYNFRIGDGGDIEDLGTPPDTPPDQARAVDSDRHRKVRPELADRVEQILQRADDADGELAKVLRDADKDLIDTRGAHNLAEAAKLGDARGLGETIEPPAGGTPAQHADWWKSLPAETKSALATAPPPWLGNMDGIPAAVRHTANVNRIDDERAALQARATQLQSAVDKPQAGPGGHLVQSRYQRQLDQVQAKLTSLDNVESTMARGNRQLLVLDTSGERTKAAVGIGNVDTAEHVTVFTPGMDSAVERGSLGDYDRSMDMLAQDAQLQSDQYGDGGKVAAVTWLGYEAPQLSETADPSDSVASSGGAERGGEKLSDFYRGINESRPDDPNLVAMGHSYGSTTTGYALQENGTGVDAALTMGSPGIGTPMASDLNVPDDRLYNLESDQDVVADLGHFGGDPSWKPGIDELSTEDAVAPDGQQLKESTGHNTGGPDGYLNRGNTSQYNASVVAAGLPDRAVDGWQ, encoded by the coding sequence ATGGTCAACATCGGAGACATCCGCCGCTGGCAACCGGGCCGGCTCGACGAGTCGGCCGACGACCTCAAGCGCGAACAGGACTGCCTGGTCCGGCTCGACGACGAACTCGTCCACTCCGGCAAACCCCGCGAATGGCACGGCGAAGCCGCCGACTCCGCCGCGGGCAAGCATCGCGAACTCGGCGAGCGGATGCGGGAACTCGTCACCGAAGTCTCAACCGTCCGCTCGACGGTGATCGCCACCGCCGACGAGGTCCTGGCGGTTCGCGAGCAGCTGGCCGAGGCCGATGCGCTAGCCCGCGCGTACAACTTCCGCATCGGCGACGGCGGCGACATCGAAGACCTCGGAACACCGCCGGACACCCCGCCCGACCAAGCCCGGGCGGTCGACTCGGACCGACATCGCAAAGTGCGCCCGGAGCTGGCCGACCGGGTCGAGCAGATTCTGCAGCGAGCCGACGACGCCGACGGCGAACTCGCCAAAGTTCTCCGCGACGCGGACAAGGATCTGATCGACACCCGCGGAGCGCACAACCTCGCCGAAGCCGCCAAGCTCGGCGACGCCCGCGGCCTCGGCGAAACGATCGAACCGCCCGCCGGTGGAACTCCGGCGCAGCACGCGGACTGGTGGAAATCCCTGCCCGCCGAGACGAAGTCCGCGCTGGCGACCGCTCCCCCGCCCTGGCTCGGCAACATGGACGGCATCCCGGCGGCCGTGCGCCACACCGCCAACGTCAACCGCATCGACGACGAGCGCGCCGCGCTGCAAGCCCGAGCGACGCAGCTGCAAAGCGCGGTCGACAAGCCGCAGGCGGGACCCGGTGGCCACCTCGTCCAGAGCAGATACCAACGCCAGCTCGACCAGGTGCAGGCGAAGCTGACGTCCCTGGACAACGTGGAATCCACGATGGCGCGCGGAAATCGGCAACTGCTCGTGCTCGACACCTCCGGCGAACGCACCAAGGCAGCGGTCGGCATCGGCAACGTCGACACCGCCGAGCACGTCACCGTGTTCACACCCGGCATGGACAGCGCGGTCGAGCGCGGCAGCTTGGGTGACTACGACCGGAGCATGGACATGTTGGCGCAAGACGCGCAGTTGCAGTCGGATCAGTACGGCGATGGCGGGAAAGTCGCCGCTGTCACTTGGCTCGGCTACGAAGCGCCGCAACTTTCCGAAACCGCTGACCCGAGTGATTCAGTGGCAAGTTCTGGTGGCGCTGAGCGCGGCGGGGAGAAGCTTTCGGACTTCTACCGGGGCATCAACGAATCAAGGCCCGACGACCCGAACCTGGTCGCGATGGGGCATTCCTACGGCTCGACCACCACCGGGTATGCCTTGCAGGAGAACGGGACCGGGGTCGATGCAGCGCTGACCATGGGTTCCCCCGGCATCGGAACCCCGATGGCCAGCGACCTCAACGTTCCGGACGACCGGCTCTACAACCTGGAATCGGACCAGGACGTCGTTGCCGACCTCGGACACTTCGGCGGAGACCCATCGTGGAAACCAGGAATCGACGAACTGTCTACTGAGGACGCAGTCGCCCCGGACGGGCAGCAGCTCAAGGAGTCGACCGGACACAACACAGGCGGGCCCGACGGCTACCTCAACCGTGGGAACACCAGCCAATACAACGCCAGCGTCGTCGCGGCCGGGCTTCCGGACCGTGCGGTGGATGGATGGCAATGA
- a CDS encoding LppA family lipoprotein: MKRIALLALVALSITGCGGNNLGPEFGGSMEEQRAELMSRPSIEEASARYLEMHTKIRDQLTAAYPWMRWEQTRELNRAGCSDFDAFTDIGESQTLGVWRANGNIPDAEWPRAQQIVADVSREYGFAAPETVVSRPSDHQVVGSDRFGGGYRFGTAKNTVINGSTGCHLPQAEKDKQAPPPAR; the protein is encoded by the coding sequence TTGAAACGCATCGCGCTTCTCGCGTTGGTGGCCCTGAGCATCACCGGCTGCGGAGGCAACAACCTCGGCCCTGAGTTCGGAGGAAGCATGGAAGAGCAACGTGCCGAGCTCATGAGTCGCCCCAGCATCGAAGAAGCCAGCGCACGCTATCTCGAGATGCACACCAAGATCCGCGATCAGCTCACGGCCGCATACCCCTGGATGCGTTGGGAGCAAACGCGCGAACTCAACAGAGCCGGCTGCTCCGACTTCGACGCGTTCACCGACATCGGCGAAAGCCAGACCCTCGGCGTGTGGCGGGCCAACGGCAACATCCCCGACGCCGAGTGGCCCCGCGCCCAGCAGATCGTCGCCGACGTGAGCCGCGAATACGGCTTCGCAGCACCGGAAACCGTCGTCAGCCGACCCTCCGATCACCAGGTCGTAGGCAGCGACCGCTTCGGCGGCGGATACCGCTTCGGCACCGCCAAGAACACCGTGATCAACGGCAGCACCGGCTGCCACCTCCCCCAAGCCGAAAAGGACAAGCAAGCGCCGCCGCCAGCGCGGTGA
- a CDS encoding TetR family transcriptional regulator has protein sequence MCFQRARSEQQRNERRRQILATAAAMLTEMPVAKISLNELSRRVGLAKSNVLRYFESREDVLLELLDAEMQDWIAELERSLEPAEGAQRQREDRLAAVLTESLARRPVLCDLNSAHAAVLEHNVSTDVALRHKRETKRALEEQARLIRGYLPELGAHDATRLVAMIALLAASAWPLCRPSEAMLAAYAADPALAELRMNFTDMLRRSLAVTISGLLARAEDAPLGTGPIDPS, from the coding sequence ATGTGCTTCCAGCGCGCCCGCAGCGAGCAGCAGCGGAACGAACGGCGGCGCCAGATCCTGGCCACCGCCGCCGCGATGCTCACCGAGATGCCGGTCGCGAAGATCAGCCTCAACGAGTTGAGCCGGCGCGTCGGGCTGGCCAAGTCCAACGTGCTGCGCTACTTCGAGTCGCGCGAGGACGTCCTGCTCGAACTGCTGGACGCCGAAATGCAGGACTGGATCGCCGAGTTGGAGCGGTCGCTCGAACCCGCCGAAGGTGCGCAGCGGCAACGCGAGGACCGGCTGGCCGCGGTCCTGACCGAGTCGCTGGCGCGACGGCCGGTGCTGTGCGACCTCAACAGCGCGCACGCCGCGGTCTTGGAGCACAACGTCTCCACCGATGTCGCCCTTCGGCACAAGCGCGAGACCAAGCGCGCCCTCGAGGAGCAGGCCCGGCTGATCCGCGGATACCTCCCGGAGCTCGGCGCGCACGACGCGACCCGCCTCGTCGCGATGATCGCGCTGCTGGCCGCATCGGCATGGCCGCTTTGCCGGCCGTCCGAGGCGATGCTGGCCGCCTACGCAGCCGACCCGGCGCTGGCCGAGCTGCGGATGAACTTCACCGACATGCTGCGGCGATCCTTGGCGGTGACGATCTCCGGGCTGCTGGCCCGAGCCGAGGACGCTCCGCTGGGAACGGGCCCGATCGACCCGAGTTGA
- a CDS encoding SDR family oxidoreductase, with amino-acid sequence MYQVHDQSGKLAVVTGANSGTGKETARRLAGAGAHVVLAVRTPDKGEQARADILAEHPRAEVEVRRVDLAELASVQEFADGLLSDGRPLDLLVNNAGVMMPPHRIETADGFELQMGSNYLGPFALTVRLLPLLLDATAPRVATMSSAVANSGRINFDDLQFERGYGPIAAYAQSKLADLLLTKELARISAARGWPLLSTGAHPGYTRTNLQTSGPSLGGEPSALMRTVTKLTPSQGVVQGSEPLLHAATGPDVVAGGYYGPRWSLVGPSRAARPPRKALDKAVAERLWAESERLTGVALPART; translated from the coding sequence ATGTACCAGGTGCACGACCAGAGCGGGAAACTCGCCGTTGTGACCGGCGCGAACAGCGGGACCGGCAAGGAAACCGCCCGGCGGCTGGCAGGTGCGGGCGCGCACGTGGTGCTCGCGGTGCGCACGCCGGACAAGGGCGAGCAGGCGCGCGCCGACATCCTCGCCGAGCATCCGCGCGCCGAGGTGGAGGTCCGCCGCGTCGACCTGGCCGAGCTCGCCTCGGTGCAGGAGTTCGCCGATGGCCTGCTCAGCGACGGGCGGCCGCTGGACCTGCTGGTGAACAACGCCGGCGTGATGATGCCGCCGCACCGGATCGAAACGGCCGACGGCTTCGAGCTGCAGATGGGCAGCAACTACCTCGGCCCGTTCGCGCTGACCGTGCGGCTGCTGCCGCTGCTGCTGGACGCGACCGCGCCGCGGGTGGCCACGATGAGCAGTGCCGTGGCCAATAGCGGCCGGATCAACTTCGACGACCTGCAATTCGAACGCGGCTACGGTCCGATCGCGGCCTACGCGCAGTCCAAGCTCGCCGACCTGCTGCTGACCAAGGAGCTCGCGCGGATCTCGGCCGCGCGCGGCTGGCCGCTGCTGTCCACCGGTGCGCATCCCGGCTACACCCGGACGAACCTGCAGACCTCGGGGCCGAGCCTCGGTGGCGAGCCGAGCGCGCTGATGCGGACCGTAACGAAGCTGACGCCGTCGCAAGGCGTGGTGCAAGGCTCCGAACCGCTGCTGCACGCAGCGACCGGCCCGGACGTGGTGGCCGGCGGTTACTACGGCCCGCGGTGGTCGTTGGTCGGCCCGAGCCGGGCCGCTCGCCCGCCGCGCAAGGCGCTGGACAAGGCGGTCGCCGAACGGCTGTGGGCCGAATCCGAACGCCTCACCGGAGTCGCCCTGCCCGCCCGCACCTGA
- a CDS encoding metalloregulator ArsR/SmtB family transcription factor gives MDEVFRALADPNRRRLLDGLNARNGQRLRELCAGLEMTRQAVSKHLAVLEAANLVTTLRRGREKLHYLNAEPINAIAERWINQYDRERAHALADLKTALEQPPMSSSDAFVYTTYIRTTPEQLWQALTDPAFTIRYWGLTFDTDWTPGSAMTWTENGQRTTDPQQVVLEAEPGRKLSYTWHTFTPEWAQAVGVGEEVAAKLREERRSKVTFEIEPLGDMVKLTVVHDGFEPGSTVREMVGHGWPEILASLKSLLETGKPLFEAAE, from the coding sequence ATGGACGAGGTCTTCCGGGCGCTCGCCGACCCGAACCGGCGCAGGTTGCTCGACGGTTTGAACGCCCGCAACGGGCAACGCCTGCGCGAACTGTGCGCGGGCCTGGAGATGACCCGGCAGGCGGTGAGCAAGCACCTGGCGGTGCTGGAGGCGGCCAACCTCGTCACCACGTTGCGGCGTGGCAGGGAGAAGCTGCACTACCTCAACGCCGAGCCGATCAACGCCATCGCCGAGCGCTGGATCAACCAGTACGACCGCGAGCGCGCGCACGCCCTCGCCGACTTGAAGACCGCATTGGAGCAGCCGCCGATGAGCAGCAGCGACGCTTTCGTCTACACCACTTACATCCGCACCACGCCGGAGCAGCTCTGGCAGGCGCTGACCGATCCGGCCTTCACCATCCGCTACTGGGGCTTGACCTTCGACACCGACTGGACTCCCGGCTCGGCGATGACCTGGACGGAGAACGGGCAGCGGACCACCGACCCGCAGCAGGTCGTCCTCGAAGCCGAGCCGGGCCGCAAGCTCTCCTACACCTGGCACACCTTCACACCGGAATGGGCGCAGGCCGTGGGCGTCGGCGAGGAGGTCGCGGCGAAACTGCGCGAGGAGCGGCGCTCCAAGGTGACCTTCGAGATCGAACCGCTCGGCGACATGGTCAAGCTGACCGTGGTGCACGACGGCTTCGAGCCCGGCAGCACCGTCCGCGAGATGGTCGGCCACGGCTGGCCGGAAATCCTCGCCAGCCTCAAATCCCTGCTGGAGACGGGAAAACCGCTCTTCGAAGCCGCGGAGTGA
- a CDS encoding carbon-nitrogen hydrolase family protein has translation MSSDEPQIVRAAVVQAAPVAFDRDATLDKAAELVRQAAAGGAELVVLPEAFVSAYPRGITFGATVGSRSPEGRRWYRRYWESSVDVPGPATERLGGIARKHGTHLVIGVIERGRGTLYCTALMFSADGELLGKHRKLMPTGAERLVWGFGDGSTMPVVDTSLGRLGAVICWENYMPLMRMHMYSQGVQLYCAPTADPRESWVASMRHVAAEGRCFVLSANQFTRRSDYPDDYPLDVPADEVLSPGNSLIASPLGELIAGPSTGAETVLHAELDLGAIPEGKYDFDVAGHYARPDVFRLTVDTRPQDPVEHTDPD, from the coding sequence ATGAGCAGCGACGAACCGCAGATCGTGCGAGCCGCGGTGGTGCAGGCCGCGCCCGTCGCGTTCGACCGGGACGCCACCCTGGACAAGGCGGCCGAACTCGTCCGGCAAGCCGCCGCCGGAGGCGCCGAGCTCGTGGTGCTGCCCGAAGCGTTCGTGTCCGCATACCCGCGCGGCATCACGTTCGGCGCAACCGTCGGAAGCCGCTCCCCCGAAGGCCGCCGCTGGTACCGGCGCTACTGGGAGTCCAGTGTGGACGTTCCGGGGCCGGCGACCGAGCGGCTCGGCGGAATCGCCCGCAAGCACGGGACCCACCTGGTGATCGGAGTGATCGAGCGCGGCCGGGGCACGCTGTACTGCACCGCGCTGATGTTCTCCGCGGACGGCGAGCTGCTGGGCAAGCACCGCAAACTCATGCCGACCGGCGCGGAACGGCTGGTCTGGGGATTCGGCGACGGTTCGACGATGCCCGTGGTCGACACCTCGCTGGGACGGCTCGGCGCGGTGATCTGCTGGGAGAACTACATGCCGCTGATGCGGATGCACATGTACTCGCAAGGCGTCCAGCTCTACTGCGCGCCCACGGCGGATCCGCGCGAAAGCTGGGTCGCGAGCATGCGGCACGTGGCCGCCGAAGGACGCTGCTTCGTGCTCTCGGCCAACCAGTTCACCCGCCGCAGCGACTATCCGGACGACTACCCGCTCGACGTGCCCGCGGACGAGGTGCTCTCACCCGGGAACTCGCTGATCGCCTCGCCGCTGGGAGAGCTCATCGCAGGTCCGTCGACCGGCGCGGAAACCGTGCTGCACGCCGAACTCGACCTCGGCGCGATCCCGGAAGGCAAGTACGACTTCGACGTGGCCGGGCACTACGCCCGGCCCGACGTCTTCCGCCTCACCGTCGACACCCGGCCGCAGGATCCGGTGGAGCACACCGATCCGGACTGA
- a CDS encoding FAD-binding oxidoreductase, with translation MNGTDQAPRRVVVAGAGAVGLSTAWFLQEHGVEVTVVDRDGVAAGSSWGNAGYLAPAFSIPLPEPSVLRYGLRSLLDRNAPLYVPARVDPSLWAFLARFAKHCTMPAWQRAMRPFVPMNNECLEAFDALTDGGVDAPTRPAPITAAFENPEQVADLRREFELVRSFGQDVQIAEPSTADVSVPQLSEQVGAVMRIEGQRYVDPGEFVRALARSVEARGGEIRTGFNVDEVRREQGGVALISGDERLRADSVVLATGAWLSSLAKPLGVRTPVRAGRGYSFTVPTDEPVPGPIYLPSVRVACTPYQGGLRVAGTMEFRSPDARVYPERIEAIVRSSKPLLTGVHWDQRRDDWVGGRPVTPDGLPLIGATAAPGVFVAGGHGMWGLTLGPQTGRLLADQIVTGKQPDPLKPFNPLR, from the coding sequence ATGAACGGGACCGATCAGGCACCGCGCCGGGTGGTGGTCGCCGGAGCCGGCGCCGTCGGACTCTCGACGGCGTGGTTCTTGCAGGAGCACGGCGTGGAGGTGACCGTCGTCGACCGCGACGGCGTGGCGGCCGGTTCGTCCTGGGGCAACGCGGGCTACCTGGCCCCGGCGTTCTCCATCCCGCTGCCGGAGCCGAGCGTGCTGCGCTACGGGCTGCGTTCGCTGCTGGACCGCAACGCCCCGCTGTACGTGCCCGCGCGGGTCGATCCGAGCTTGTGGGCGTTCCTCGCGCGGTTCGCCAAGCACTGCACGATGCCCGCCTGGCAGCGCGCGATGCGCCCGTTCGTGCCGATGAACAACGAGTGCCTGGAGGCGTTCGACGCCCTCACCGACGGCGGCGTGGACGCCCCGACCCGCCCGGCGCCGATCACCGCGGCGTTCGAGAACCCCGAGCAGGTCGCCGACCTGCGCCGCGAGTTCGAGCTGGTCCGCTCCTTCGGCCAGGACGTGCAGATCGCTGAACCGTCCACTGCGGACGTTTCGGTGCCGCAGCTGTCCGAGCAGGTCGGCGCGGTGATGCGGATCGAGGGGCAGCGCTACGTCGACCCGGGCGAGTTCGTGCGCGCGCTGGCCCGTTCGGTCGAGGCCCGCGGCGGCGAGATCCGCACCGGTTTCAACGTCGACGAGGTGCGCCGCGAACAGGGCGGCGTCGCACTGATCTCCGGCGACGAGCGCCTGCGGGCCGACTCGGTCGTGCTCGCCACCGGCGCCTGGCTGAGTTCGCTGGCCAAACCGCTCGGCGTGCGCACCCCCGTCCGCGCAGGCCGCGGCTACTCGTTCACCGTGCCCACCGACGAGCCCGTTCCGGGCCCGATCTACCTGCCCTCGGTGCGCGTGGCCTGCACGCCGTACCAGGGCGGGCTGCGCGTGGCGGGCACGATGGAGTTCCGCTCACCCGACGCGCGCGTGTACCCGGAGCGCATCGAGGCGATCGTGCGTTCGTCGAAGCCGCTGCTGACCGGGGTGCACTGGGATCAGCGCCGCGACGACTGGGTCGGCGGTCGGCCGGTCACCCCGGACGGGCTGCCGCTGATCGGCGCGACCGCCGCGCCGGGAGTGTTCGTCGCGGGCGGCCACGGCATGTGGGGCCTGACCCTCGGCCCGCAAACCGGACGACTGCTCGCCGACCAGATCGTCACCGGCAAGCAGCCGGATCCACTCAAGCCCTTCAACCCGCTGCGCTGA